The following is a genomic window from Paenibacillus thiaminolyticus.
GAGTTTCTTAAGAAACGGCACATAGCCCGCAGACAGCCGTTCCGGTCTATCCGCAGGCGGAAATCAATAGGCGAGGGCACGCAGCCGAATCGTGAAGACGGTCTTCGCATACGGCTTGCTGTCCAGATGAATGGCGCCGCCCATATGCTCCACGAGCCGCTTCGTAATCGTCAGGCCGAGCCCGCTGCCTTCGAATGATTTGTTCCGTGAATCCTCCATCGTATACATCCGTTCAAATACCCGATCGCGATGCAGCTCCTGAATGCCTTTGCCCCTGTCCCACACATCGATCAAAATAAAGCCTTCCTCCTCGCGGGTCTGGATGCCGATCGCCTGGCCGTCGCCGCCATGATGGATGGCGTTCGAAATGAGATTGTTTAGAATGCGCTCCAGCGCCTCTTCGTTCGCGTGCGCGTACATCGGCTTTTCCGGGATCGCGATATCCACCTCGAAGCCTCGCGAAGTCAGCGTATCATAGAACTGAAGCATGCTCTTCCGGCATGCCTCATTGATATCCAGCCGGGTCAGCGGCAGCTCCTTGTCTCCCGACTCCAGCTTCGCCAGATCGAAGAAGGTGCGAATCAACTTCAGCACATCGTGCAGCTTCTCATTTACCCGTTCCAATAAGCGCTGACGCTCTTCCGCAGGCATATCGGGATCCAGGCTCAGCGTCTCGATATAACCGAGGATGACCGTTAGCGGCGTCTTCAGATCATGGGAAATGTTCGACAGCATCCGGCGAATCGACTGCTCCGTGCGGTTGTATTGGGCTGTTACTTTCTGATTCTCGCTCAACAGGCGGTTGATCTCAATCAGGATCGGCCGCAGCTCGGGATCGCTCGTCACCACGAGCAGCTTCTCGCGTGTCGGTTCGGTCAATATGAGGTGCAGCTTCGAATGAATATAAGCGAGCTTGGCGCTTCGGACCCGCCGTGCCCGCCACTGCAGCAAGAGAAGAAGGAGCAGAATGGCAATTAGCGCGCCGTACACGAGATGGATGATCATCTTACTTCCCTTCCCACTTGTAGCCGATGCCCCATAGGGTCGTAATATAGACGGGATGGGAAGGATCGTCTTCGATCTTCTCCCGCAATCGGCGGATATGGACATTAATGACATTCTCGTCGCCCAAATAGTCGTCACCCCAGACAAAGCCGTAGATCTGGGCCTTCGTAAATACCCGGTTCGGATTCGTCATGAACAGCTTCAGCAGCTCGAACTCGGTCGAGGTCAGCTTAATCTCCCGCTCCTGCTTGGTGGCGCGGTAGCCGTCTACATACAGGCTGAGCGGGCCGGAAGTGATAACGCGCTCCTCGGGTTCGGCCAGCCGCGCATATTCGGTGGCACGCCGGATGGAGGCCTTCACCCGGGCTGACAGCTCAATCAAGGAGAACGGCTTGGCCACGTAATCATCGGCGCCGAAGCCAAGCCCCAACGCTTTGTCCACGTCGCCGTCCTTCGCCGACATGATCAGAATCGGAACCGAGCTTCGCTCGCGTATCCGCTTGATCACTTCGTAGCCGTCGAGCTTCGGCATCATCAGATCCACGATGACGACATCATAGGAACGCTGGCCGAAGAGGGTCAGGCCCTCTTCCCCGTTGCCCGCCGCCGTGACGGCGAACCCTTCCTTCGTCAAA
Proteins encoded in this region:
- a CDS encoding sensor histidine kinase, which translates into the protein MIIHLVYGALIAILLLLLLLQWRARRVRSAKLAYIHSKLHLILTEPTREKLLVVTSDPELRPILIEINRLLSENQKVTAQYNRTEQSIRRMLSNISHDLKTPLTVILGYIETLSLDPDMPAEERQRLLERVNEKLHDVLKLIRTFFDLAKLESGDKELPLTRLDINEACRKSMLQFYDTLTSRGFEVDIAIPEKPMYAHANEEALERILNNLISNAIHHGGDGQAIGIQTREEEGFILIDVWDRGKGIQELHRDRVFERMYTMEDSRNKSFEGSGLGLTITKRLVEHMGGAIHLDSKPYAKTVFTIRLRALAY
- a CDS encoding response regulator transcription factor, whose product is MKQHILLIEDDPGIVEMVGNHLTKEGFAVTAAGNGEEGLTLFGQRSYDVVIVDLMMPKLDGYEVIKRIRERSSVPILIMSAKDGDVDKALGLGFGADDYVAKPFSLIELSARVKASIRRATEYARLAEPEERVITSGPLSLYVDGYRATKQEREIKLTSTEFELLKLFMTNPNRVFTKAQIYGFVWGDDYLGDENVINVHIRRLREKIEDDPSHPVYITTLWGIGYKWEGK